One Leptospirales bacterium DNA segment encodes these proteins:
- a CDS encoding PEGA domain-containing protein gives MRRHTREMLVGGILTMVFKPLQSVAKWAGALCIGVLLACRSVGPIQDLSAALEELPALRFTAISGGSEQSAGAVDFRLREAPREITQLSLLPLRDSVDGDLSEGARTILMLRLERALRNSAKARFTMLPPGAAPDSEETRAQLRQEESDALLVPRVELAEGARRGELVVAFLDAFNGQQLSELRVAFELEPPASDANRVDLAGSASGYRILEMQSSGGIKVGAIDAAALNSCISATVSGTLTALSTSGDTEVILLRGNERKSLGSAPVRAYALREGKVRLLMRRNGQPEQSFALQIRAGQGSLAAATWPDEGGATDLAILSSPANLRIAVDGQLRGQTPLYLTDIQPGSYRLELSQSREQGSAIVQAEGAVQAGVGGAARAFFIYLSETFQSPLANGDLWSLAAQEGAVSLQTGEGLGFRGEGASGGAWLGLATQSAILEDKFDAEIDLLESEGGVLLAGLYNPRGASLMLQMRGASFTLQRFALGRPEGAALAFAPLRQREDHLHRLRFQFDKNAQLIQVFLDGDEIYSGPWSAGEARLALLSRGGSADGRRLVKRLRIRTGAGLNQDRE, from the coding sequence GTGCGTCGTCACACACGCGAAATGCTTGTCGGAGGGATCTTAACGATGGTGTTCAAGCCGCTGCAGAGCGTTGCAAAATGGGCCGGAGCATTGTGCATTGGCGTGCTGTTGGCTTGCCGTAGCGTTGGCCCCATTCAAGACCTCAGCGCCGCGCTGGAAGAGTTGCCTGCTCTTCGCTTCACTGCGATCAGCGGCGGCAGCGAGCAGTCCGCAGGCGCCGTAGATTTTCGTCTGCGTGAGGCGCCTCGTGAAATTACGCAGCTGAGCCTGCTTCCCCTCCGTGATTCTGTGGATGGCGATCTATCTGAAGGAGCTCGAACCATATTGATGCTGCGCCTGGAGCGCGCCTTAAGAAACAGCGCAAAAGCGCGGTTTACTATGCTGCCGCCGGGCGCGGCGCCCGATAGCGAGGAGACGCGCGCACAACTGCGGCAGGAAGAAAGCGACGCCCTGCTGGTTCCGCGCGTGGAGTTGGCCGAAGGCGCCCGACGCGGCGAACTTGTGGTCGCCTTTCTGGACGCCTTCAACGGCCAGCAACTGAGCGAACTGCGCGTCGCATTTGAACTGGAGCCTCCTGCCAGCGACGCCAATCGCGTGGATCTTGCTGGCAGCGCCTCAGGGTATCGCATCCTGGAAATGCAAAGCAGCGGCGGGATCAAGGTCGGCGCGATCGATGCCGCCGCATTGAATAGCTGCATCTCTGCCACGGTAAGTGGTACGCTCACGGCGCTGTCCACCAGCGGCGACACTGAAGTGATCCTGCTGCGCGGCAACGAACGCAAATCCCTGGGCTCGGCGCCGGTTCGCGCCTATGCCTTGCGCGAGGGAAAGGTGCGCCTGTTGATGCGTCGTAACGGGCAGCCGGAACAGAGTTTTGCACTGCAAATACGGGCCGGTCAGGGATCGCTGGCGGCGGCTACCTGGCCGGATGAAGGCGGCGCCACGGATCTGGCAATCCTCTCCTCGCCGGCCAACTTACGCATTGCCGTGGACGGTCAATTGCGCGGCCAAACGCCGCTCTACCTGACGGACATCCAACCAGGCTCGTACCGCCTGGAGCTTTCGCAGTCGCGGGAGCAAGGGTCTGCCATAGTGCAAGCCGAGGGCGCGGTGCAGGCTGGCGTCGGCGGCGCCGCTCGCGCTTTCTTCATATATCTTAGCGAAACCTTTCAGTCCCCTCTGGCCAACGGAGATCTCTGGAGTCTGGCGGCCCAGGAGGGCGCGGTCAGTCTACAGACTGGCGAGGGCCTGGGCTTTCGCGGCGAAGGCGCCAGCGGAGGGGCCTGGCTGGGTCTGGCTACCCAGTCCGCAATTCTGGAAGATAAATTTGATGCCGAAATCGATCTGCTGGAAAGCGAGGGCGGAGTATTGCTCGCCGGGCTGTACAATCCACGCGGCGCCTCGCTGATGCTTCAAATGCGCGGCGCTTCCTTCACCCTGCAACGTTTTGCGCTCGGTCGGCCGGAGGGCGCGGCCCTGGCCTTTGCACCTTTGAGGCAGCGTGAAGACCATTTGCATCGGCTGCGTTTTCAATTCGATAAGAACGCTCAACTGATCCAGGTATTCCTGGACGGCGACGAAATTTACAGCGGACCCTGGAGCGCCGGCGAAGCGCGCCTTGCCTTGCTCAGTCGCGGGGGAAGCGCGGATGGTCGGCGCCTGGTCAAACGCCTGCGCATTCGGACCGGCGCCGGCTTGAATCAGGATCGAGAATGA
- a CDS encoding tetratricopeptide repeat protein: MMRGEQVYSANSQRFLQLLLAIAFAGGASACAILQPVPERVSSARESQTTVQIQDPVRYRQALDLVNQGNRSFVRQDFGAALQFAEQSLAKHENYQAYYLRGIAYQRLGKLDESLAALREAERLAGGDEQVLLTLATVLIARGETEQAQQRYLRLMELYPQEPLYPYRAGVTYKNMRQYERAYEFLLKADQPNFQFRDQLYLQLGDVCLELKRYDESRQFFQKAAQANPQLADAARGGQATQTAQLLEQGNRALAARNYEEALSSYRAAREQAPDQAAPYLLSGTALLALERPQEATADLLKALELNPRDAKTYSLLGAAYQKQRRYREALETLERGIQVAPDSADLFNKIGLVRRDREETRAAIDSFNRALQVQSDYQPARINLAFTLLDDHRYSDARREFEAALRQDPNNEELKRGLGLIDVYTILDRGNRHFQDNRLPEALNEYRRARQLRADLPIVHNAIGQAELARRDGRAAESSYRESLKLDANGVAALQGLARALALQRRTRESNEIIARLGALTRNDAGAALAIGRIREDQNDLAGAERHYQEFLRRNPDAIPVQRRLGLVYYRQALAANDREQYPAALRLFEKAQAANPEIPQLPAALATVRENIRYAALLPRLKSAEALFNRGEFERALPIYQEVYRDLKRPLIAVKISQCYIAMGQEQRAFQSLEQAEAENGAGNVAVEISEAIYNFALRRDEMDRAERGFGEIVERHPDAYYSWYKLGVIHLHRRQFSDAIADFDRSITFKPDFAPAYIARGVARYEGGDHDRARQEFEEAIQRDSEAVLASFNLGVYFYNASMIDRAEKIFRDLVQDFPEFPDARYQLSFILFQRGELPGAESELRAALERKDDDRYRWALAQVLDKRFQQSRNPGDGEAARSAYEDVIRRFPGSRFAGEARQRIMTLRPGERIVQAYAADASGRIVGLLRGALIVWRDRQILALDAASRRQLWVLRLDEKPRAVGADQTLVVLGVGQIALYDLSDGSLLNSFATPRESEQLYASGNRIAVLASPARRTAPSALKVYDSRGELLGAGLLPAGARLAAVSGHILRVERKGARAVVARLKFVSGLIQDDAIVEAPFERLRAAPLVSSQGEMLVLSNAGEQSIAINVREMAMTATIALPVGVEQARLQRGEPARWIVVQGQDIRVHGDGGRELRRVRLPTPPASAAAVELQGAESVIYVGRDGALRSIGSNGQEEWKTALPEERAAAYTLYY, encoded by the coding sequence ATGATGAGAGGCGAACAGGTGTATTCCGCAAATTCTCAACGTTTCCTTCAATTGCTGCTGGCGATTGCCTTTGCCGGCGGCGCCAGCGCTTGCGCCATTCTGCAGCCAGTTCCCGAACGGGTCTCCAGCGCACGGGAGAGCCAAACGACGGTGCAAATTCAGGACCCGGTGCGCTACCGGCAAGCCCTCGATCTTGTGAATCAGGGCAATCGTAGCTTTGTACGTCAGGATTTTGGCGCGGCCTTGCAATTTGCAGAGCAGTCGCTGGCGAAACACGAAAACTATCAGGCTTATTACCTGCGCGGGATAGCTTATCAGCGTCTGGGCAAGTTGGACGAATCTCTGGCGGCGCTTCGCGAAGCGGAACGATTGGCCGGCGGAGATGAGCAAGTGCTGCTGACCCTGGCAACGGTGCTGATTGCGCGCGGCGAAACGGAGCAGGCGCAACAGCGCTACCTGCGCTTGATGGAGCTTTATCCGCAAGAGCCCCTTTATCCTTATCGCGCTGGCGTCACCTACAAAAATATGCGTCAGTACGAGAGGGCCTACGAGTTCCTGCTGAAGGCGGATCAGCCAAACTTTCAGTTCAGAGATCAACTGTATCTGCAGCTGGGCGACGTCTGTCTGGAGTTGAAGCGTTACGACGAATCCCGTCAGTTCTTTCAGAAGGCGGCTCAGGCCAATCCGCAACTGGCCGATGCCGCGCGCGGCGGACAGGCCACGCAAACGGCGCAACTGCTGGAGCAGGGCAACCGCGCCCTTGCGGCTCGAAACTATGAAGAGGCCCTCAGCAGCTACCGCGCCGCACGCGAACAGGCCCCGGACCAGGCGGCGCCCTATTTGCTGAGCGGAACTGCGTTGCTGGCTCTGGAGCGACCACAGGAAGCAACCGCCGATCTTTTGAAGGCGCTGGAATTGAATCCGCGCGATGCGAAGACCTACTCTTTGCTTGGCGCCGCGTATCAGAAGCAGCGTCGCTACAGGGAGGCGCTGGAGACTCTGGAGCGCGGCATTCAGGTGGCGCCGGACAGCGCAGATCTCTTCAACAAGATTGGTCTGGTCCGCCGCGATCGCGAAGAAACGCGCGCCGCGATTGACTCCTTCAATCGCGCCCTGCAGGTGCAGTCGGACTATCAGCCGGCGCGGATCAATCTAGCTTTCACATTGCTGGACGACCATCGTTACTCCGATGCGCGCCGCGAGTTCGAGGCGGCGCTGCGTCAGGACCCAAACAATGAAGAGCTCAAGCGCGGGCTTGGCCTGATTGATGTATATACCATTCTCGATCGCGGCAATCGACATTTCCAGGACAATCGTCTGCCTGAGGCGCTGAATGAATACCGGCGCGCGCGGCAACTGCGCGCCGACCTGCCCATCGTACACAATGCCATCGGCCAGGCTGAGTTGGCGCGCCGTGATGGGCGCGCCGCCGAAAGCAGCTACCGTGAATCGCTTAAGCTGGATGCCAACGGCGTGGCGGCCTTGCAAGGGCTGGCGCGCGCCCTGGCTCTGCAGCGGCGCACCCGGGAGTCAAACGAAATCATCGCTCGACTTGGCGCACTGACCCGAAACGACGCCGGCGCCGCGCTGGCCATTGGTCGCATTCGCGAGGACCAGAATGATCTGGCCGGCGCCGAACGTCACTACCAGGAATTCCTGCGGCGCAATCCGGACGCAATCCCCGTGCAGCGTCGTCTTGGATTGGTCTACTACCGTCAGGCGCTTGCCGCCAACGATCGTGAGCAGTATCCAGCAGCCTTGCGGTTGTTCGAAAAAGCGCAGGCGGCCAATCCGGAGATCCCGCAGCTGCCCGCAGCGCTGGCTACTGTACGTGAAAATATCCGTTATGCTGCCCTGCTGCCGCGCCTGAAGAGCGCCGAGGCCCTGTTCAATCGCGGGGAATTCGAGCGCGCCCTGCCAATCTACCAGGAGGTATATCGCGATCTGAAACGGCCGCTAATTGCTGTAAAGATTTCGCAGTGCTATATCGCCATGGGACAGGAGCAGCGCGCCTTCCAATCGCTGGAGCAGGCCGAAGCCGAAAATGGCGCCGGAAATGTCGCTGTGGAAATTTCCGAAGCGATCTACAACTTCGCTTTGCGCCGCGATGAGATGGATCGGGCGGAGCGAGGCTTCGGAGAGATCGTTGAGCGTCATCCAGATGCCTACTACTCGTGGTATAAATTGGGAGTGATCCATCTTCATCGGCGGCAATTCAGCGATGCCATCGCCGACTTCGACCGGTCGATAACTTTCAAGCCCGATTTCGCGCCGGCCTACATTGCACGAGGCGTCGCTCGCTACGAGGGCGGCGATCATGATCGTGCCAGACAGGAATTCGAAGAGGCGATTCAACGCGATTCGGAAGCAGTGCTGGCTTCGTTCAACCTCGGCGTCTACTTCTACAATGCGAGCATGATCGATCGTGCTGAGAAAATCTTCCGCGATCTGGTGCAGGATTTCCCGGAGTTTCCTGACGCGCGCTACCAGCTGTCTTTTATTCTATTTCAGCGCGGCGAATTGCCGGGCGCTGAAAGTGAATTGCGCGCCGCGCTGGAACGCAAGGATGACGATCGATATCGCTGGGCTCTGGCGCAGGTGCTGGACAAACGCTTTCAGCAGAGCCGTAATCCCGGCGATGGCGAGGCTGCACGCAGCGCCTACGAAGACGTTATCCGCCGCTTCCCCGGCTCGCGCTTTGCTGGCGAAGCCAGGCAACGCATCATGACCTTGCGGCCAGGCGAGCGCATTGTCCAGGCCTATGCAGCCGATGCCAGCGGTCGAATCGTAGGCCTGCTGCGCGGCGCGCTGATAGTCTGGCGCGACCGGCAGATCCTTGCTCTTGATGCAGCCTCGCGGCGACAGCTCTGGGTGCTGCGGCTTGATGAAAAACCGCGCGCAGTGGGCGCCGACCAGACCCTGGTTGTACTTGGCGTCGGACAAATCGCGCTCTACGATTTGAGCGATGGCAGCCTGTTGAATAGCTTCGCAACGCCGCGCGAGTCGGAACAGCTTTACGCCAGCGGCAACCGTATTGCTGTGCTGGCGTCCCCGGCCCGCAGGACGGCGCCCAGCGCTCTGAAGGTCTACGATAGCCGCGGCGAGCTGCTTGGCGCCGGCCTTCTACCCGCCGGCGCACGACTGGCCGCCGTTTCGGGTCATATATTGCGTGTTGAGCGCAAGGGAGCGCGCGCTGTGGTCGCCCGCTTGAAATTTGTAAGCGGCCTGATTCAGGATGATGCGATTGTGGAGGCTCCCTTTGAACGGCTGCGTGCGGCGCCGTTGGTCAGCTCACAGGGCGAGATGCTGGTGCTGTCCAATGCCGGAGAACAGTCGATCGCAATCAATGTCAGGGAAATGGCAATGACGGCCACAATTGCTCTGCCAGTCGGAGTCGAGCAGGCCCGACTGCAACGGGGCGAACCTGCGCGCTGGATCGTAGTTCAAGGGCAAGACATTCGTGTGCACGGCGATGGCGGGCGAGAGCTGCGACGGGTGCGCTTGCCGACGCCTCCCGCCTCTGCTGCGGCGGTCGAACTGCAGGGCGCTGAGTCGGTCATTTACGTTGGACGCGACGGAGCGCTCCGAAGCATTGGCTCCAATGGACAGGAAGAGTGGAAGACGGCCTTGCCTGAAGAGCGCGCCGCCGCCTACACCCTGTACTACTGA
- a CDS encoding NAD+ kinase: MERVLVVIKRTKWERDLLRYGSEQTARSIYERQNRGFDRIYGAHLRQLQNLAALRQAMPQARFQYREALPYLSEDSIDFLAAFGGDNHFVYVSQFAGGKPILGCNSDPSSSTGALLYFTPERLMECASRYRSPQDLLCEYWTRIECEIEYPEGRRIQAGPCTSEISARSRFHDYISRYWIAREGDELEEQKCSGLLLATGAGSTGWYRNCRPGKQDSVFPKDAPYFRALAREAGENSKRPRRYQDATIAAGETLLVVSEMDGEITVDAEPDRTFDFPPGAIARFRVSERNLRVIHGFAGET, from the coding sequence ATGGAACGAGTTCTGGTTGTAATCAAGCGCACCAAGTGGGAGCGAGATCTGCTCCGCTACGGCTCGGAGCAAACAGCGCGAAGCATTTACGAACGACAGAATCGCGGCTTTGATCGCATCTACGGCGCTCATCTGCGGCAGCTGCAAAATCTGGCGGCGCTCCGGCAAGCAATGCCGCAGGCTCGTTTCCAGTATCGCGAGGCGCTGCCCTATCTTTCGGAGGATAGCATCGACTTCCTGGCAGCCTTTGGCGGCGACAATCACTTTGTCTACGTTTCCCAGTTTGCCGGAGGCAAGCCGATTCTCGGCTGCAACAGCGATCCCTCCTCCTCCACCGGAGCATTGTTGTACTTCACGCCAGAACGACTGATGGAGTGTGCGAGCCGTTACCGTAGCCCCCAGGATTTGCTTTGCGAATACTGGACGCGCATTGAATGCGAGATTGAGTACCCGGAAGGCCGACGCATCCAGGCCGGACCCTGCACCTCGGAAATCAGCGCACGCAGCCGCTTCCACGACTACATCAGTCGTTACTGGATTGCGCGCGAAGGGGACGAACTCGAAGAACAGAAATGTTCCGGTCTGCTTCTGGCCACCGGCGCAGGCTCCACTGGATGGTACCGGAACTGTCGGCCCGGAAAACAGGATTCCGTCTTCCCCAAGGATGCGCCTTACTTTCGAGCGCTAGCGCGCGAGGCGGGCGAAAACTCGAAGCGTCCGCGACGCTACCAGGATGCGACGATTGCCGCCGGCGAAACGCTGCTGGTCGTATCAGAGATGGACGGCGAAATTACGGTCGATGCCGAACCAGACCGCACCTTTGATTTTCCGCCTGGAGCAATTGCTCGTTTTCGAGTGAGCGAACGAAACTTGCGCGTCATTCACGGATTTGCCGGCGAAACTTGA
- a CDS encoding ubiquinone/menaquinone biosynthesis methyltransferase, whose product MQGLPSSSQRSYELPDLAERAEYVRRNFDAIARSYDRFNDLTTFGLHRLWKRRTVALCRLQPGMRALDLCAGSGDLSLLLARQLGRRGQVSALDFSAGMLAVLEARLASLPPAAAPVLVQQGDASDLSRFADGTFDAVTIGFGLRNILERERCLRECRRVLRPGGRLIILDVGKTPRGPIGFLHGFYFEKIVPRVGHLLEGKRTEMYEYLPASAQVYLSQSQLSELLQRVGFVEVRFWNQLFGAAVIHGATVPGPS is encoded by the coding sequence ATGCAAGGCCTACCCTCCTCCTCGCAACGCTCCTATGAACTCCCCGATCTTGCGGAGCGCGCCGAATACGTTCGTCGAAATTTCGACGCCATCGCCCGAAGCTATGACCGCTTCAATGACCTGACTACCTTTGGCCTCCATCGCCTCTGGAAGCGGCGTACTGTCGCTCTATGCCGCCTGCAGCCCGGCATGCGTGCGCTGGACTTGTGCGCCGGCAGCGGGGACCTCAGCCTGCTACTGGCCCGCCAGCTGGGACGGCGCGGACAGGTAAGTGCGCTCGATTTCAGCGCAGGAATGCTCGCCGTCCTCGAAGCGCGCCTTGCCAGTCTTCCGCCAGCCGCAGCGCCGGTCCTTGTGCAGCAAGGCGACGCCAGCGATCTATCGCGCTTTGCCGACGGAACTTTTGACGCTGTCACCATCGGCTTTGGATTGCGCAACATACTGGAGCGGGAGCGCTGCCTGCGCGAATGCCGACGCGTATTGCGACCCGGCGGACGTCTGATTATTCTCGATGTGGGCAAGACGCCGCGCGGCCCAATCGGCTTCCTACACGGCTTCTACTTTGAGAAAATTGTGCCGCGCGTTGGCCACCTGCTGGAAGGCAAACGCACCGAAATGTACGAATACCTGCCGGCATCGGCGCAGGTCTACCTCAGCCAGAGCCAGCTCAGCGAGTTACTGCAACGCGTGGGTTTCGTTGAGGTTCGTTTCTGGAATCAGCTTTTTGGCGCGGCAGTGATTCATGGCGCCACTGTGCCTGGACCGTCTTGA
- the pyk gene encoding pyruvate kinase produces the protein MEQAPDISTLRRDFRRTKIIATIGPATAASERLSRMASAGMNIARLNMSHGTHETHLPVIKRIKNLNKKLNHPISILLDLQGPEIRTGELKESLNLKVGEIVSITVTPDEDPEEKSVHVNYQDLVTDLKPGHKVTVDNGLINLQVLEVNERRLRCRVLEGGTLGSRKHINLPGVRVNLPSITEKDRRDILFGVANEVDFVALSFARSAEDVLQARGIVEGAHGNARIIAKIENQEGLDNFDSILDVADGIMIARGDLGVEVPLEELAVIQRRMVRACAIAGKPVIVATHLLESMIENPLPTRAEVTDVSNAVYEQADALMLSGETAVGRYPEKCIQIMDTIIRRIEKEPGMAFFQERSPANLREELARSAARLADSLNAAAIVVVTRRGLLGQLVASYRPQKSIIYAFTNMSSTRRKLWLLRSVVPFVLEFSRTPEKTIRQAFEKLRGRNRVVAGDRIVVISDFEAGQERITGIQVRTFE, from the coding sequence ATGGAACAAGCCCCCGATATCTCCACCTTGCGCCGGGATTTTCGACGCACCAAGATCATAGCTACAATTGGCCCCGCTACGGCGGCCTCCGAACGTCTGAGCCGCATGGCCAGCGCCGGTATGAACATTGCCCGCCTGAACATGTCCCATGGAACACATGAGACGCATCTGCCGGTGATCAAACGCATCAAGAATCTCAACAAGAAGCTGAACCATCCGATTTCCATACTCCTTGATCTCCAGGGCCCGGAGATTCGCACTGGAGAGCTCAAGGAGAGCCTGAATCTAAAGGTCGGCGAGATCGTATCCATCACCGTTACGCCAGATGAGGACCCCGAAGAAAAATCGGTGCATGTAAACTATCAAGATCTGGTGACTGACCTCAAGCCCGGTCATAAGGTTACCGTCGACAACGGCTTGATCAACCTGCAAGTGCTTGAGGTCAACGAGCGACGATTGCGCTGCCGGGTGCTGGAAGGCGGAACCCTTGGTTCGCGCAAGCATATCAATTTGCCGGGCGTCCGCGTCAATTTGCCTTCCATCACAGAAAAGGATCGCCGAGACATATTGTTTGGCGTCGCAAACGAAGTCGATTTTGTTGCGCTCTCTTTTGCTCGCTCCGCCGAGGATGTTCTTCAAGCGCGCGGCATAGTTGAAGGCGCTCATGGCAACGCGCGGATCATTGCCAAGATTGAAAATCAGGAGGGGCTCGACAATTTCGACAGCATACTGGATGTCGCCGATGGCATTATGATTGCCCGCGGCGACCTGGGCGTCGAGGTGCCGCTGGAAGAGCTGGCCGTCATACAGCGCCGAATGGTACGCGCCTGCGCCATTGCCGGCAAGCCGGTGATCGTCGCCACCCACTTGCTGGAGTCCATGATTGAGAATCCGCTGCCTACGCGAGCCGAAGTGACGGATGTCTCCAATGCCGTCTATGAACAGGCCGACGCCTTGATGCTTTCCGGCGAAACAGCAGTTGGCCGTTATCCAGAAAAGTGCATTCAGATCATGGATACGATCATCCGCCGTATCGAAAAGGAACCGGGCATGGCCTTTTTCCAGGAGCGTTCGCCGGCAAACCTGCGCGAGGAGCTGGCCCGCAGCGCTGCGAGACTGGCCGATTCACTGAATGCCGCTGCGATTGTAGTAGTGACCCGTCGCGGCTTGCTGGGGCAGCTGGTTGCCAGCTATCGTCCGCAAAAATCAATTATTTACGCATTTACAAACATGTCCAGCACGCGCCGCAAGCTATGGCTGTTGCGGTCGGTGGTGCCCTTTGTTCTGGAATTCTCGCGCACGCCGGAGAAGACCATTCGACAGGCCTTTGAAAAGTTGCGCGGTCGAAATCGCGTTGTTGCCGGCGATCGAATCGTAGTAATCTCTGATTTTGAAGCGGGCCAGGAGCGAATCACAGGCATTCAGGTGCGCACCTTCGAATAG
- a CDS encoding DUF1574 domain-containing protein: protein MNWKTKRFLWFPLLGFALLFALDKVFMLPSVLHHTMHFQKIEPIFYESRGPLFEQLRAEYNRRSPADRSRLALIFGSSRAAEFDHEYIARRSGGVAAYNFSAPFASPAFHYYWLQKILAAGIRPAFAIIEADPLILGGDSMEYTLKYSLDANFVVGHTDLFRRDPSDIWMIEGRGFSYPEAEDYFLLRAFALYRYPLVPSTLLENNKQIWALPPGGMIPQLMPARDSRLRFREFVQLANELKLGGIPNPLSRRLDEREMQNDAEDRAKRLFSNYRISGTQIIFLKHIIRELLSRQTRVIVYWPVSAAAFQKHMLQQKMPQRVEIPLRALLRRLQSEQPGADIRFVDPNDDQRLRCRDFIDSHHLSGACFPQLTDLVLSAQAP from the coding sequence ATGAATTGGAAGACAAAACGCTTTCTCTGGTTCCCACTGCTGGGCTTCGCGCTGCTCTTCGCCCTCGACAAAGTCTTTATGCTGCCATCGGTCCTGCATCACACGATGCACTTTCAGAAAATCGAGCCGATATTCTACGAATCGCGCGGCCCGCTTTTCGAACAGCTGCGCGCGGAGTACAATCGTCGCTCGCCGGCGGATCGCTCCCGACTGGCCTTGATTTTTGGCAGCTCGCGGGCTGCCGAGTTTGATCATGAATACATTGCGCGCCGTAGCGGCGGCGTCGCTGCCTACAATTTTAGCGCTCCTTTTGCTTCGCCCGCCTTCCACTATTACTGGCTGCAGAAGATCCTGGCCGCCGGGATTCGGCCGGCCTTCGCTATTATAGAGGCCGACCCGTTGATCCTCGGCGGAGACTCCATGGAGTACACGCTGAAGTACAGTCTGGATGCGAATTTCGTGGTCGGTCACACCGATCTCTTCCGCCGCGATCCATCCGACATCTGGATGATCGAAGGCCGCGGCTTTTCCTATCCGGAAGCCGAAGATTACTTTCTGTTGCGCGCCTTTGCCCTGTATCGCTATCCGCTGGTTCCCTCGACGCTTCTTGAGAACAACAAACAGATCTGGGCGTTGCCGCCGGGTGGGATGATTCCGCAGCTGATGCCGGCTCGCGACTCGCGCCTGAGATTTCGAGAGTTTGTCCAGCTGGCCAATGAGCTGAAACTTGGCGGGATACCCAATCCGCTGAGTCGTCGATTGGACGAAAGAGAAATGCAGAATGACGCAGAGGATCGCGCCAAGCGTCTGTTCAGCAATTACCGAATTTCAGGGACGCAAATCATTTTTCTCAAGCATATCATCCGCGAGCTGTTATCCCGCCAGACGCGCGTCATAGTTTACTGGCCAGTATCCGCCGCCGCTTTTCAGAAGCATATGCTGCAGCAGAAGATGCCGCAGCGCGTGGAGATTCCGCTGCGCGCGCTGTTGCGGCGGCTGCAATCAGAGCAGCCCGGCGCAGATATTCGCTTTGTTGATCCCAATGACGATCAGCGGCTCCGTTGCCGGGACTTTATTGATTCTCACCATTTGAGCGGCGCCTGTTTCCCGCAGCTAACCGATCTGGTGCTGTCCGCCCAGGCCCCGTGA